One part of the Desulfovibrio sp. genome encodes these proteins:
- the ahpC gene encoding alkyl hydroperoxide reductase subunit C translates to MSNLINKKVEPFSVQAYQAGELKTVCDLDLLGHWSVFFFYPADFTFVCPTELEDLAEMYDDFKKLHCEIYSVSCDSAFVHKAWADASPNIAKVKYPMLADCAGTLARSFNVLIEDAGQALRGSFIVNPEGVIKAYEVHDLGIGRNAEELMRKLEAAQFVAEHGDQVCPARWKPGKATLKPGLDLVGKL, encoded by the coding sequence ATGTCCAATCTGATCAACAAAAAAGTGGAACCCTTCTCAGTTCAGGCATACCAGGCTGGCGAACTTAAAACCGTCTGCGACCTTGATTTGCTGGGGCACTGGTCTGTCTTCTTTTTCTACCCGGCGGACTTTACCTTTGTGTGCCCCACAGAGCTTGAAGACCTGGCAGAAATGTACGACGACTTCAAGAAACTCCATTGCGAAATTTATTCTGTTTCCTGCGACAGCGCCTTTGTGCATAAAGCCTGGGCAGATGCTTCACCCAACATCGCCAAGGTCAAGTACCCCATGCTGGCCGACTGCGCGGGCACGCTGGCGCGTTCTTTCAACGTGCTCATTGAAGACGCCGGCCAGGCGCTGCGGGGCAGCTTTATTGTGAACCCCGAAGGCGTCATCAAGGCGTATGAAGTGCATGACCTTGGCATCGGCCGCAATGCCGAGGAACTGATGCGCAAGCTTGAGGCCGCCCAGTTTGTGGCCGAACACGGCGACCAGGTGTGCCCCGCCCGCTGGAAGCCCGGCAAGGCCACCCTGAAGCCTGGTCTGGATCTGGTGGGCAAGCTCTAG
- a CDS encoding transcriptional repressor: MTAKQRDACLADFLEFMNRKGLNTTSQRRIIAEAFFELPGHHSLEEFYQHILQRDPGIGQTTVYRTLKLLCDAGMAMEIHFSDGITRYEVARPDSHHDHLVCLQCGKIVEICDPRIEKLQRELAEKYGFKLRGHVHNLYGLCEACRAEAAQKDS, from the coding sequence ATGACAGCAAAACAGCGTGACGCCTGCCTGGCGGACTTTCTGGAGTTCATGAACCGCAAGGGCCTGAACACCACCTCGCAACGGCGCATTATTGCCGAAGCTTTTTTTGAGCTGCCGGGCCACCATTCGCTTGAAGAATTTTATCAGCATATCCTGCAACGTGATCCTGGTATCGGGCAAACCACGGTATACCGGACGCTGAAACTGCTCTGTGATGCCGGAATGGCTATGGAAATCCACTTCAGCGACGGCATCACCCGTTATGAAGTGGCCAGGCCCGACAGCCATCACGACCACCTGGTGTGCCTGCAGTGCGGAAAAATTGTGGAGATATGCGACCCGCGCATTGAAAAACTGCAGCGCGAACTGGCTGAAAAATATGGATTCAAGCTGCGGGGGCACGTGCATAATCTTTATGGACTGTGCGAAGCCTGCCGGGCCGAAGCTGCCCAAAAAGACAGCTAG
- a CDS encoding FeoB-associated Cys-rich membrane protein translates to MDAQLIVVALCIAGAAFFVIRRMVRAVNKGQCGCGCDGCGSPGKPKDMACCSSKTTESAAEAQRLEANRIDPVHRKDV, encoded by the coding sequence ATGGACGCACAATTGATTGTCGTGGCGCTTTGTATTGCGGGTGCGGCATTTTTTGTTATTCGCCGCATGGTAAGGGCGGTAAATAAAGGGCAGTGCGGTTGCGGTTGCGATGGCTGCGGCAGTCCCGGCAAACCCAAGGATATGGCCTGCTGCTCGTCTAAAACTACGGAGTCGGCCGCAGAAGCTCAACGGTTGGAAGCCAACCGTATTGACCCGGTTCATCGGAAGGATGTGTAA